A window from Thiosulfatimonas sediminis encodes these proteins:
- a CDS encoding DUF6447 family protein, translating into MANITIDGKEYDLESLSDNARAQLGSMRVADQEIAQLQSKMALAQTARNAYARGLAQNLPEKEASANKKKDVVTIDGKKYNTEDFSEDAKKQIGMLRLTDQKLTALQAELAMANMARVAYGQALKAELNAK; encoded by the coding sequence ATGGCGAACATCACCATTGATGGCAAAGAATACGACCTAGAATCACTCAGCGACAACGCACGTGCCCAACTTGGCTCCATGCGTGTGGCAGACCAAGAAATCGCCCAGCTGCAATCTAAAATGGCACTCGCACAAACCGCACGTAACGCCTACGCTCGTGGTCTTGCTCAAAACCTGCCAGAGAAAGAAGCTTCGGCGAACAAAAAGAAAGATGTGGTCACGATTGACGGCAAAAAATACAATACAGAAGACTTCTCAGAAGACGCTAAAAAACAAATCGGCATGCTACGTCTAACCGACCAAAAACTCACCGCACTGCAAGCTGAACTAGCAATGGCGAACATGGCACGTGTGGCCTACGGTCAAGCCCTAAAAGCAGAGCTAAACGCAAAATAA
- a CDS encoding helix-turn-helix transcriptional regulator — translation MQEEFDENVKIALILRTIRGMLGMSQTKFAEFIGQPKSTIARAESLILPLKVDLYFKILKSMKDQGIEIDAFADEPTFKLSKGFMLVEEKKLKNGQ, via the coding sequence ATGCAAGAAGAATTTGATGAAAATGTAAAAATTGCTCTGATTTTGCGAACAATTAGAGGAATGCTGGGAATGTCTCAAACAAAGTTTGCTGAGTTTATAGGGCAACCAAAATCCACCATAGCTAGAGCTGAAAGCTTGATTCTGCCGTTAAAGGTTGATTTATACTTTAAGATTTTGAAGTCAATGAAGGATCAGGGGATTGAAATTGACGCCTTTGCAGATGAGCCAACCTTTAAGCTTTCAAAAGGTTTTATGCTTGTAGAAGAAAAGAAACTTAAGAATGGCCAGTAG
- the tnpB gene encoding IS66 family insertion sequence element accessory protein TnpB (TnpB, as the term is used for proteins encoded by IS66 family insertion elements, is considered an accessory protein, since TnpC, encoded by a neighboring gene, is a DDE family transposase.), whose amino-acid sequence MIRIDHYWLATEPMDMRAGPDTALARVIAVFGEAKPHHAYLFANKRGNRMKILIHDGLGIWLCARRLNQGKFHWAELWRGDSVTLSPEQCLALVQGLPWQRLETSLSLS is encoded by the coding sequence ATGATTCGCATTGATCATTATTGGCTGGCGACTGAACCCATGGATATGCGTGCAGGACCCGATACCGCATTAGCTCGTGTCATTGCCGTGTTTGGTGAGGCCAAGCCCCATCATGCGTATCTGTTTGCCAATAAGCGTGGCAATCGAATGAAGATACTGATCCACGATGGCTTAGGCATCTGGCTGTGTGCTCGACGTTTGAATCAAGGTAAATTCCATTGGGCTGAGCTGTGGCGCGGCGATTCCGTGACACTCTCACCTGAACAATGTCTGGCTCTGGTGCAAGGCTTGCCTTGGCAACGGCTCGAGACTTCCTTATCACTGAGTTAG
- a CDS encoding transposase, giving the protein MTDTLSTLPTVKKIRRRYSREFKQQVLTACEDPNTSIAQVARDYGINANQIQNWKRQLKKRHASQAAFIPLVLNDLPPSSPQTLLVELPAPQGKIAVHWPVTELAKLSAFVKSVQS; this is encoded by the coding sequence ATGACAGACACACTATCAACGCTTCCCACAGTCAAAAAGATTCGCCGTCGCTACTCACGGGAATTCAAACAGCAGGTTTTGACCGCTTGCGAGGACCCTAACACCTCGATTGCACAAGTGGCTCGAGACTACGGCATCAATGCCAATCAAATACAGAACTGGAAGCGTCAGCTTAAAAAACGCCATGCTTCCCAAGCGGCATTTATTCCGCTGGTCTTGAACGATCTGCCGCCGTCATCGCCTCAAACGCTCTTGGTCGAACTGCCTGCACCTCAAGGCAAGATTGCTGTGCACTGGCCTGTCACAGAATTGGCCAAATTAAGCGCCTTTGTCAAGTCGGTGCAGTCATGA
- a CDS encoding beta strand repeat-containing protein, with translation MSNVENVNVQALTAAAVDFTNTTGIETLTNSQSVANTTITNLVDDATFNFVNTATTMDVGYFNNNNADTTVDVMMDQANGSSLTLGGTAATATAATTAVANAVDTLNVTLDNDTYAIGAGTFTGLNATGNLTTIDLGGDATATTVANMTAGGLTANVTTFDASDLEGTLVANLLGNNNDVSFMGAQGATTVVIGQGDNTVTMQDANDLVVLSSTGFDANDMMDGAGGMDTLEIHANITDSLQNNAATNVGGLDDATDDLVLAVNNVSNFERLILDVWTQTVESIDLDVSLITNGINTFAFDDTFEDVDFNGDLISANVDDLDVTGVVNVTNVTAAQDFEFLADQSNGANVFTSAAAGETLNVELVGHDSAQEMTDADSLNMTASGFTTVNSTLTNVDVNGDAQGTPINGVAQALGTSTLTAAIDDGATLNVDGTTGQAFVSATLGTAPTATDSLTLDASALNTLAGTDIDPTAGVTTVGDNVFTVQAALNSSTITTTEQADTINASNGDDMIMAGAGNDTVFAGTGDDTVFGGAGNDAITAGQGVDTLDGGEGDDTFNFTFGTTPATEGLTSADTVIGGDGNDTVAMQVGVTLNDQVYNSNRPVNTSYQPHLSVNN, from the coding sequence ATGTCAAATGTTGAAAACGTCAATGTTCAAGCGCTAACAGCGGCTGCAGTCGATTTCACGAATACCACGGGTATTGAAACATTAACCAACAGCCAATCAGTTGCTAATACAACCATCACAAACCTAGTTGACGATGCAACCTTCAACTTTGTGAACACTGCAACAACTATGGACGTTGGTTACTTCAATAACAATAACGCAGACACCACGGTTGATGTGATGATGGATCAAGCAAATGGTTCTTCATTAACTTTAGGTGGTACTGCTGCCACTGCTACTGCTGCCACGACGGCAGTTGCAAACGCTGTGGACACGTTGAACGTGACGCTTGACAACGATACCTATGCAATCGGTGCAGGGACTTTTACCGGTCTAAATGCGACAGGCAACCTAACGACAATCGATCTAGGTGGTGATGCCACAGCAACTACGGTTGCAAATATGACAGCTGGTGGTCTAACAGCAAACGTTACTACTTTTGACGCGTCAGATTTAGAAGGGACTCTTGTTGCAAACCTACTCGGTAACAACAACGACGTTTCGTTCATGGGTGCACAAGGTGCAACAACGGTTGTTATCGGTCAAGGCGACAACACAGTTACCATGCAAGACGCAAATGACCTAGTGGTTCTATCTTCAACTGGTTTTGATGCGAATGACATGATGGACGGTGCTGGTGGTATGGATACTCTTGAAATCCATGCAAACATTACTGACAGCTTGCAAAACAATGCGGCAACAAATGTTGGCGGCTTAGACGACGCTACGGATGACCTAGTTCTAGCGGTAAATAACGTGTCAAACTTCGAGCGTTTGATTCTTGATGTTTGGACGCAAACAGTTGAATCGATTGATTTAGATGTTTCACTAATCACAAACGGCATCAACACGTTTGCGTTTGATGACACATTCGAAGATGTTGATTTTAATGGTGATTTAATTAGTGCTAACGTAGATGATCTAGACGTCACTGGTGTGGTTAACGTTACTAATGTAACAGCTGCTCAAGATTTCGAATTCTTAGCGGATCAAAGCAACGGCGCTAACGTGTTCACTTCTGCAGCTGCAGGCGAAACACTAAACGTTGAGCTAGTTGGTCACGATTCAGCTCAAGAAATGACAGACGCTGATTCTTTAAACATGACGGCTTCTGGTTTCACTACAGTAAACTCAACACTAACGAATGTTGATGTAAACGGTGATGCACAAGGTACGCCAATCAATGGTGTGGCTCAGGCTCTTGGAACCTCAACACTGACTGCAGCGATTGATGATGGCGCAACATTGAATGTTGACGGCACAACGGGTCAAGCATTTGTTTCAGCAACGCTAGGTACCGCACCGACAGCAACTGATTCACTAACGCTAGATGCGTCTGCATTGAATACGCTAGCGGGTACAGATATTGACCCGACTGCTGGTGTAACAACTGTTGGTGATAACGTATTTACTGTTCAAGCAGCGTTAAACTCTTCAACCATTACAACCACTGAACAAGCTGATACCATCAATGCTTCAAACGGCGATGACATGATCATGGCGGGTGCAGGTAACGATACGGTTTTCGCTGGTACAGGTGATGACACTGTATTCGGTGGTGCAGGTAATGATGCAATCACAGCAGGTCAAGGTGTAGATACGCTAGACGGTGGTGAGGGTGATGATACTTTCAACTTCACGTTCGGTACAACTCCGGCAACAGAAGGTCTGACTTCTGCGGATACCGTAATCGGTGGTGATGGTAACGATACCGTTGCAATGCAAGTAGGTGTGACACTTAACGATCAGGTGTACAACAGTAACCGTCCGGTAAACACCTCTTACCAACCACACTTATCTGTGAATAATTAG
- a CDS encoding beta strand repeat-containing protein, translating to MNACPPIKPVKSTNSYRTIGNLATGDCRTLTYNNWSGVENLQLANAANTVSVNSIANAAGLETVIGGSANDSINIGEGFTNALTIDLSADGVDTVDATNAKGAMTIFAQDGDYNGDTITGGTGSDTVQIEAANGTANLTGMTAVENVSITSDATTNVAGVAAVESTTVILGANNIATNGSLNISAADMVGYTNAAQVTTNPSATIDASAVATNGTVNVTGSIGADTIYATANADTVDGGAGNDTIYGGLGADTLTGGAGNDQFTYAAVAESSATNTDTITDFAGITAGVVGDQIVVNSGILSGLTLNFAGNQADFASAQGATTQGDALIDYVFQTDNNTLWVDINNDGTLNADDLQIKLDGVTALTGDNTGNTATNDVIAADFTVATPTIALNSDTGSSAFDGITSDNVVNVSGLEAGATWEYSLDNGATFTAGTGTSFNLTNDTAYAMGTVQVRQTDVAGNTSLAGSNAMAWTEDSTNPAAPTIALNSDTGSSAADGITSDNVVNVSALEAGATWEYSLDGGSNFTAGTGTSFNLADDTTYNIGDVQVRQTDVAGNTSLAGSNNAIAWTEDSTNPAAPTIALNSDTGSSAVDGITSDNVVNVTSLEAGATWEYSLDGGLNFTAGTGTSFNLADDTTYNIGDIRIKQTDVAGNTGLEGLNTSVFVEDSTDPAAPTIALNSDTGSSAVDGITSGNVVNVSALEAGATWEYSLDGGSNFTAGTGTSFNLADDTTYNIGDVQVRQTDVAGNTSLAGSNAMAWTEDSTNPAAPTIALNSDTGSSAADGITSDNVVNVSALEAGATWEYSLDGGSNFTAGTGTSFNLADDTTYNIGDVQVRQTDVAGNTSLAGSNNAMAWTEDSTAPLATNTNAASSATNDNVIVEFNDNIGNIDTSLITLFANGVQVTVAGSTVVINGNQLQIDTTYDIQVGDSMDVAFAAGAVEDIAGNDIVALGVADDPYAAVVAA from the coding sequence TTGAACGCTTGCCCACCCATAAAGCCAGTCAAATCGACCAACTCCTACCGCACAATTGGCAACCTAGCAACCGGTGATTGCCGGACGCTTACGTACAACAACTGGTCTGGTGTTGAAAATCTACAACTTGCTAACGCAGCGAATACCGTTTCTGTTAACTCAATTGCCAATGCAGCGGGTCTAGAGACTGTTATCGGCGGTTCAGCTAATGACAGCATTAATATTGGTGAAGGTTTCACAAACGCACTAACCATTGACCTATCTGCGGATGGTGTTGATACGGTTGACGCAACCAATGCTAAAGGTGCAATGACTATTTTTGCACAAGATGGCGATTACAACGGTGACACCATCACAGGTGGTACAGGTTCTGATACGGTTCAAATTGAAGCGGCGAATGGTACGGCAAATCTTACAGGCATGACTGCTGTTGAAAACGTATCTATTACGTCAGATGCAACCACAAATGTAGCTGGTGTTGCAGCAGTTGAAAGCACCACAGTTATCCTGGGCGCAAACAACATTGCAACTAACGGTTCATTGAATATCAGCGCTGCGGACATGGTTGGTTACACGAATGCCGCTCAAGTTACAACAAACCCATCTGCAACGATTGATGCTTCTGCTGTTGCAACGAATGGTACTGTAAATGTAACCGGTTCTATCGGTGCAGACACAATCTACGCGACAGCAAATGCTGATACCGTTGATGGTGGTGCTGGAAATGACACTATCTATGGTGGTCTAGGTGCTGATACCCTTACTGGCGGTGCTGGTAACGATCAGTTTACTTATGCAGCGGTAGCGGAATCTTCTGCAACGAACACCGATACAATCACAGACTTTGCTGGTATCACTGCTGGTGTTGTAGGTGACCAAATCGTTGTTAACTCAGGTATTTTAAGCGGTCTTACACTGAACTTCGCTGGTAACCAAGCAGACTTCGCGTCAGCACAAGGTGCAACCACTCAAGGTGATGCGTTAATTGACTATGTATTCCAGACGGATAACAACACACTATGGGTTGATATCAACAACGACGGTACGCTAAACGCTGACGATCTACAGATCAAGCTTGATGGTGTAACAGCGCTTACAGGTGATAACACTGGTAATACTGCAACAAATGATGTAATTGCGGCCGATTTTACCGTGGCAACTCCAACAATTGCTCTAAACAGCGATACTGGTTCATCAGCTTTTGACGGTATTACATCTGACAACGTTGTCAATGTATCTGGTTTAGAAGCAGGCGCTACTTGGGAATACTCTCTTGATAATGGTGCTACCTTCACTGCTGGAACAGGTACTTCTTTCAACCTAACGAATGACACTGCTTATGCAATGGGTACAGTTCAGGTACGTCAAACAGACGTAGCAGGCAACACTAGCTTAGCTGGCTCAAACGCTATGGCTTGGACAGAAGATTCGACTAACCCAGCTGCACCAACAATTGCTCTAAACAGCGATACTGGTTCATCAGCTGCTGACGGTATTACATCTGACAACGTTGTTAATGTATCTGCTTTAGAAGCAGGCGCTACTTGGGAATACTCTCTTGATGGTGGATCGAACTTCACTGCTGGGACGGGTACTTCTTTCAACCTAGCGGATGACACCACTTATAACATTGGTGACGTTCAGGTACGTCAAACAGACGTAGCGGGCAATACTAGCTTAGCTGGCTCAAACAACGCTATTGCTTGGACAGAAGATTCGACTAACCCAGCTGCACCAACAATTGCTCTAAACAGCGATACTGGTTCATCAGCTGTTGACGGTATTACATCTGACAACGTTGTTAATGTAACTAGTCTAGAAGCAGGCGCTACTTGGGAATACTCTCTTGATGGTGGATTGAACTTCACTGCTGGGACGGGTACTTCTTTCAACCTAGCGGATGACACCACTTATAACATTGGTGATATCCGAATTAAGCAAACGGATGTAGCGGGTAATACTGGTTTGGAAGGTCTAAACACTTCAGTGTTTGTTGAAGACTCTACCGACCCAGCTGCACCAACAATTGCTCTAAACAGCGATACTGGTTCATCAGCTGTTGACGGTATTACATCTGGCAACGTTGTTAATGTATCTGCTTTAGAAGCAGGCGCTACTTGGGAATACTCTCTTGATGGTGGATCGAACTTCACTGCTGGGACGGGTACTTCTTTCAACCTAGCGGATGACACCACTTATAACATTGGTGACGTTCAGGTACGTCAAACAGACGTAGCAGGCAACACTAGCTTAGCTGGCTCAAACGCTATGGCTTGGACAGAAGATTCGACTAACCCAGCTGCACCAACAATTGCTCTAAACAGCGATACTGGTTCATCAGCTGCTGACGGTATTACATCTGACAACGTTGTTAATGTATCTGCTTTAGAAGCAGGCGCTACTTGGGAATACTCTCTTGATGGTGGATCGAACTTCACTGCTGGGACGGGTACTTCTTTCAACCTAGCGGATGACACCACTTATAACATTGGTGACGTTCAGGTACGTCAAACAGACGTAGCGGGCAATACTAGCTTAGCTGGCTCAAACAACGCTATGGCTTGGACAGAAGATTCAACTGCACCGCTTGCAACAAACACTAACGCAGCATCATCAGCAACAAATGATAATGTTATTGTCGAATTCAATGACAACATTGGTAATATCGACACATCGTTAATCACCTTGTTTGCAAATGGTGTTCAAGTTACCGTTGCGGGAAGCACTGTAGTTATCAATGGTAATCAGTTGCAAATCGATACAACTTACGATATTCAAGTTGGTGATTCTATGGATGTAGCTTTTGCCGCTGGCGCTGTAGAAGATATCGCTGGTAACGATATTGTGGCATTGGGTGTAGCAGATGATCCATACGCAGCTGTTGTTGCAGCTTAA
- the tnpC gene encoding IS66 family transposase: MKTMPNLHQLSADQLRTLAAQLFIQVETQEARLQEKDQRIAANAKEIQHKTLKIDQLTYELAYLRRLKFSHKSEQISALQMTLLDEVTDADIAAIESELDALRDKTDTAQPKKKPKRQPLPENLPRLDIRHDPESTTCSCGCQLRHIGEDVSEKLDYLPGTFQVERHIRSKWACDACETLIQKPMPPQIIDKGLPTSGLLAHLLIAKYADHLPLYRQAQIFERAGVKLPSSTLAEWVGVCGVQLEPVAQALKDFLLTQPVLHADETPVPMLKPGNKKTHKAYLWAYTNPANAQHKAVYYHFSEGRNGKFAREVLQDWKGALVCDDYPGYKASFKQGVTEVGCMAHARRKFVELHESGKSTIAIQAIELMGQLYAIEKEIQPLAPEERQTIRQQKSKPIMDLLLKWLQVHREKVPKGGATEKVIHYSLKRWDALSRYLGDGRLPIDNNWVENQIRPWALGRKNWLFAGSLRSGQRAANIMSLIQSAKNNGLDPYAYLKDVLERLPTHKASQIDQLLPHNWQPSNR, from the coding sequence ATGAAAACAATGCCAAACCTCCATCAACTCTCTGCCGACCAGTTACGAACACTGGCGGCGCAGTTATTCATTCAGGTCGAGACTCAAGAAGCTCGTCTTCAAGAAAAAGACCAACGCATTGCGGCCAATGCCAAAGAGATTCAGCACAAGACCCTAAAAATCGATCAACTCACCTATGAGTTAGCCTATCTCAGACGTTTAAAATTCTCACACAAAAGTGAACAGATCAGCGCCTTACAGATGACACTGTTGGATGAAGTGACCGATGCCGACATTGCGGCGATTGAATCGGAACTGGATGCGCTTAGAGACAAAACCGACACAGCGCAACCAAAGAAAAAACCTAAGCGTCAGCCGCTACCCGAAAACCTACCTCGTCTTGACATCCGTCATGATCCCGAATCCACCACCTGTTCATGTGGCTGTCAATTACGCCATATTGGTGAAGACGTCAGTGAGAAGCTGGATTATCTGCCCGGGACGTTTCAAGTGGAACGTCATATTCGCTCCAAATGGGCGTGCGATGCCTGTGAAACTCTGATTCAAAAACCGATGCCCCCACAAATCATTGACAAAGGTCTGCCAACCTCTGGGTTACTCGCACATCTGCTCATCGCCAAATACGCTGATCACTTACCGCTGTATCGTCAAGCTCAGATCTTTGAACGGGCCGGTGTTAAATTACCCAGTTCCACTTTAGCCGAATGGGTCGGCGTCTGTGGTGTTCAACTTGAACCGGTGGCTCAAGCACTCAAAGACTTTTTGCTGACGCAACCGGTCTTGCACGCCGATGAAACCCCAGTGCCCATGCTCAAGCCGGGGAATAAGAAAACCCATAAAGCCTATCTGTGGGCCTACACCAATCCAGCCAATGCACAACATAAGGCGGTGTATTACCACTTTAGTGAAGGACGAAACGGCAAGTTTGCACGAGAAGTGCTGCAAGACTGGAAAGGCGCACTGGTGTGTGATGACTATCCTGGGTACAAAGCCAGTTTTAAACAAGGCGTGACCGAAGTCGGTTGCATGGCGCATGCCCGTCGTAAGTTCGTGGAACTGCATGAAAGCGGCAAAAGCACGATTGCCATTCAAGCCATTGAACTAATGGGGCAACTTTACGCGATTGAAAAAGAGATTCAACCCTTAGCCCCAGAGGAACGACAGACCATTCGGCAGCAAAAATCCAAACCGATTATGGACTTGCTGCTCAAATGGCTGCAGGTCCATCGAGAAAAAGTGCCCAAAGGTGGGGCAACGGAAAAAGTGATTCACTATAGCCTGAAACGTTGGGATGCCTTAAGCCGATACCTCGGAGATGGCCGCCTGCCCATCGATAATAACTGGGTGGAAAATCAAATCCGACCTTGGGCGTTAGGTCGCAAGAATTGGCTGTTTGCCGGCAGTCTGCGCAGTGGTCAACGTGCGGCGAATATTATGAGCTTGATTCAATCGGCCAAGAATAACGGCCTGGATCCTTACGCCTATCTCAAAGACGTGCTTGAACGCTTGCCCACCCATAAAGCCAGTCAAATCGACCAACTCCTACCGCACAATTGGCAACCTAGCAACCGGTGA
- a CDS encoding site-specific integrase, producing MPKKTLTQGFVDSATPERGKNKSDYFDTKVNGLLLKVLQTGKRTFYIRYKNERNKLIEKRLTAVDASALSLNNARELAQQKLAQIALGKDPFAKAELLRDIPTFREFVEQSYMPHVKGYKRSWGTDLSLLKNHILPAIGGLYMDQVSRRHMIELFAKHRQSHKPGSTNRIIILTRYIFNCAIKWEVPLEKNPTSGIELYPENNKLERYLSEDEAKRLFEALGSSRSKMLKYIVSMLLLTGARKSEVLRAKWSDFDIEGRRWKIEFNKSGKTRYVPLSDGVIRLLDQVPTFDNCEWVFPNVETLKPYKHIFYSWDVARKRAGLGDLRIHDLRHSFASFLVNGGRSLYEVQKLLGHTQIKTTQRYAHLSQDSLLSAASVAISHVPMAQAMPDAANDLPLIQAKTKTAC from the coding sequence ATGCCAAAGAAAACCTTAACTCAAGGCTTTGTTGACTCAGCCACACCAGAACGAGGCAAAAATAAGTCTGATTATTTTGACACAAAAGTAAATGGCTTGCTTTTAAAAGTGCTTCAAACAGGCAAGCGAACTTTTTACATTCGCTACAAAAATGAACGCAATAAATTAATCGAGAAGCGACTGACTGCAGTTGATGCTAGTGCCTTAAGCCTCAATAATGCTAGAGAACTTGCCCAACAAAAACTCGCCCAAATTGCTTTAGGCAAAGACCCTTTTGCAAAAGCTGAATTGTTGCGTGACATCCCAACCTTTCGTGAATTCGTTGAACAGTCTTATATGCCTCATGTTAAGGGCTATAAGCGCTCGTGGGGTACAGATTTATCTTTGTTGAAAAATCATATTTTGCCGGCTATTGGTGGGCTTTATATGGATCAAGTGAGTCGTCGTCACATGATTGAGTTGTTCGCTAAGCATCGGCAGTCTCATAAGCCCGGCTCGACGAATAGAATCATTATTTTGACTCGCTATATTTTTAACTGTGCCATTAAGTGGGAAGTACCTTTGGAGAAGAATCCAACCTCAGGTATTGAGTTGTATCCTGAAAATAATAAGTTGGAGCGTTATTTGTCTGAGGATGAGGCTAAACGTTTGTTTGAGGCTTTGGGGTCTTCTCGCTCGAAGATGTTGAAATACATTGTGTCTATGCTGTTATTGACAGGAGCTCGTAAGTCTGAGGTGTTGCGAGCTAAGTGGTCTGACTTTGATATTGAGGGACGTCGCTGGAAGATTGAGTTTAATAAATCGGGTAAAACTCGTTATGTTCCTTTGTCTGATGGGGTGATTCGGTTATTGGACCAAGTCCCTACTTTTGATAATTGTGAGTGGGTGTTTCCGAATGTTGAGACTTTGAAGCCTTATAAGCATATTTTTTATTCTTGGGATGTGGCTCGTAAGCGTGCTGGCTTAGGGGATTTGCGGATTCATGATTTGCGTCATTCGTTTGCGTCTTTTTTAGTGAATGGTGGTCGTTCTTTGTATGAGGTGCAGAAGTTGTTGGGGCATACGCAGATTAAAACAACTCAGCGGTATGCGCATTTGTCGCAGGACTCTTTGTTGTCGGCTGCGAGCGTGGCTATCAGTCATGTGCCTATGGCTCAAGCCATGCCTGATGCGGCAAATGATTTACCATTAATACAAGCCAAGACCAAAACAGCCTGTTAA